CTTTTCTCTCCTAAGTCTTAACATCTCATTAAGATTGCTTTCTTCATATGTCATTTAATACACCTCCAAATTACCTAGTTATCTCTAGTACCTCATACCTAATAACCCCATCTGGAACCTGTACCTCTACTATTTCTCCTTTCTTCCTTCCAATTAGAGCTTCTCCTACAGGTGATTCATTAGAAATCTTTCCTTCATAAGGATCTGCTTCTGCTGAACCAACAATAGTATATTCTATTTCCTCATCAAATTCTAAATCTTTAACCTTAACTTTAGTACCTATGCTTACTATCTCTAAGTTAATATCTTCATCGTCTATAATTCTAGCTGTCCTTAATATCCCTTCTAATTTAGCTATTCTCTCTTCTAATTGTGCTTGTTCATTCTTTGCTTCGTCATACTCTGAGTTCTCACTGATATCTCCAAAAGCAAGTGCATGCTTAATTCTTTCGGCTACCTCTTTTCTCCTAACTGTTTTAAGATACTCTAATTCATCTTCAATCTTTTTTAACCCTTCTACGGTTAAAACCACTTCTTTATCTGCCACTTTGCTCTCTCCCCTTCATAACCAATTTTATCTAATTCTGATAATTTTTAATATTATCCATCTTAAATAATAAGCACCGTAAATTTTTTTACAGTGCCATACCCATCTTTTGTATGATGACTATTATAATTTAGGTATATAACATTGTCAAGAGGTTAATAAACTTATTAGTTCAAATTTTCATATAATTACAATCGTACCTATACATGCCCAAAGAACATTTTTCTAGCTTCTTTAAACCTATATCTTTTATTGTTAATCTCAATTTTTACCAAATCTCTAAAATTAAACATCTGTATATTTTGATAAAAATATGAAGGTATTTCTTTACTAAACTCATACCCTGATGGCAAACTTCTTATGTCTTGATCCCTTTTAAATATAAAATCAGTTATTACTGCCGCTATTTTTTTCGTTTTATTTATTTCTTTAAATATTACTCTCTCAACACTAAAATCAAATATAATACTTTTGTCACAAATATCTGATACGTTTAATTTTAGATTATTATTCAGATTAACGATTATACTATATTTATTCAACTTTCTGATAGGTTTTATTGTTGTATATATAGAAAGCCCAATCTCATTTAGAATATCATCTGCTAATTCACTAATAAACTCTTTATCTTCTCCTAAAACTGTAATATATTTAAATTCCTTTGCAATTTCAAAAACCATATTCCTACTTACATCAGTACTATCGCTAATAATAAGAATCTCTTTGTCCTTAAATAAATTATATTTATCCTTAAGTAGTTTTTTTAAAGCGTATATTATCATCTTGCACTTCAAATCTCTACCATCACACACATTAATATTATATTTTTGTTGAATATATTCGATACTCTCACTATCAAGCAAATCAATTCTATATAGAAAAATTTTTTCTATATCTTCTAAATTTAAATAATTAATACTGTTAACTATTCTTTCAATAATTTCTCTATAGTTATCATCTTTATCTTCAAGAAAAATCCCTACTCCATATCCTTTTACTTCATTATTATTATTTATATATTTACATACAATTTTAGGTTTTATTTTTTTTTCAAGATTTAATAATATTCTATCAGGAATAACTTTTATTATTCCTCTTTTAATAAATTTTCTATAATACTGTGGTTCTAAAATATAAACCCATTTACCCTTCCATATAATCCCCCCATAAATTATTAAACTAAAGCTTCCTCCTTATCATTCAAATACTCTATTCTTGGTTTGAATTCTAGAGTATCTAAAGCCTTATCGAAGTCTTCACTAGTCATTTCATCAGGGTTTTTCCCTAAGAAAGCAACAATCATAGCTTCCATTACATTTGTACCAAATGATCTACCATTGAATTCAGGAGTAGTAGTCACTAATATCTTAACTCCTCTATTTTTCATATCTTCTATGTCATATGAAGTTACAGTATTTGTTATTATAATTTTTCCTTCCATATTTTCAGGCATATATCTTTTTATATAATTAAAATCACCAGCTATTATATCTGCCTCGTAGTAGTATTTAGAAAATTTACTGTCAACAGATTTGTTTTGTTTTTGCCCCGTAGGATATAACATTTCGAATGGCATTTTAACAACTATTGGTGCAATTACTCTTGCTATATTATATAGTGTATTATATGATTTGATTTTTATAGGTATTCCTAAGGCAAATATAGCATCTCCATAAACCACATTGCTGCCAGCTTCCTGAAATGCCTCAGCCATACCGTATCTATCAAGTGCTGATGTAATAAGAACCTTCTTATCTTTCAAATTAATAATATTATTTTCATTTATATATCTTATAGCTCTTCTCTCTAAAGTATCTTTTAAAAAAGTACCGTCTAGCATTGGAGTTTTTTTAGCAGCTGCTCTGATTGGAAGTGAATCCTTTATTATGTACCTTTTATCTTTACAAGTTAAATAAATATCTATTCCACCCATTCCAAAAGCATCAATATTACCATCTAATTCCTTAATCAGTTCTATAGCTTTATCTCTATCACCATCTGTACCAATTCTTTCTATTATAAAATCCTCTCCAAAAATATTTACCTCAACCCTATGATTCCTTTTAGATGAACCTAAACTAACACTTACTACTCTCTTCAAAATATTTACCCCCTGTCTTTAACTAATTTAAGAATATTTTCTATAGCTATCAAATCAATTTCAACATCTTCTGTCAAAGGAGATTGACCGATATCTATTGATATAATTTCTTTATCCAATAACTTATGTACTAGAGAATTTCTCATGTCAGAAAACAACGTAATAATTAAATCATAATTTCTTAACTCAGCTATAATATCCAATACCTTATTAAACAATTCTAATCCACTTTTATCTTGTATAAAGTTCCAGCGTTCTTCTTCTGACATTAAAAAATTATATTCAACACCATATTTTAGACAAAGATTTTCTACTTCCTCCTTATTTTTTATCGGAAAACCAATTAAAGCTACACTCTTTCCCTTTCTTATCTCCCCTAATCCTTCTAGTCTAGAAATAAATGTTCTATGAATCCCTAAAATATCTGCAACTTCCTGCTGTGATTTACCTCTTATTCTTAATTCAATAATTTTATTAATATTTCTGTATATTTTATTTATATCTATTACCTTATCTCCAATTCTAACAATATCCAACGATCCACCTCCCCCATTTGTATTGTGCACAATATTGAATTCATACTTATATATTACCATTTTGTACAATTTTTATAAAGAAAAAGATGGTAAAAACTAACCATCTTATAATTTCTCTAAGTATTCACTTAATACATCTATAATTTCATCTTTGTTATCAATAGTATTTATCCTTCTTCTCATATCTGCTGCATTATTCATGCCTTTAATATACCATCCAATATGTTTTCTCATCTCTCTAACTGCAATCTTTTCTCCCTTCAAGTTAGTTAACAACTCAAGATGTCTTATCGCCATATCTATTTTCTCACGATTTGTTGGTGGCGGTATTTCTTCTCCATTTTCAACAAGTGCTACGGTTCTTTTGAAAATCCAAGGATTCCCCTGACTCCCCCTACCTATCATTACTCCATCACAACCAGTGTAATCAATCATTCTCTTGGCATCCTCAGGAGTAAAAATATCCCCATTGCCCACAACTGGAATTGAAACATGCCTTTTAACTTCTCTAATAATATCCCAGTTTGCCTCTCCAGAATAAAATTGTTCTCTAGTTCTACCATGTACAACTACTAAAGCTGCTCCTTCATCTTCGATAATTTTAGCTATTTCTACTGCATTTATGCTTTTCTCGTCCCATCCCATTCTTATTTTTACAGTAACAGGTTTGTCTGATACTTTAACAACAGCTCTTACAATTTGTCTAACTATCTTTGGTTCCTTTAATAAAGCACTTCCATCTCCATTTTTAACTATTTTAGGTGCAGGGCATCCCATATTTATATCAATAATGTCAATATCATCTTGTTTATTCAATATTGATGATACGACATGAGCCATAATATCTGCTTCATGACCAAATATCTGCAGTGCTATTGGTCTTTCATTTTCATCTATCTTCATTAGTTCGTATGTTTTCTTATCTTCATAATAAAGACCTTTTGAGCTTATCATTTCACTGTAAACGAGACCTGCACCTAATTCACTGCAAATCAATCTAAATGCCATATCTGTAATACCTGCCATAGGAGCAAGAAAAACATTATTTTTTGTTTCAATATTACCTATTTTCATTATTTCACCTCATTTCTCCGTTCGTCAAAAAAGTAGCCTGATTAGGCTACTTGTTTCTTTCATATATTATTCTCAAACCTTCTAATGTTAATAACTTGTCTACTCTATTAATAGTTTTTGACTCACTTGCAATTAAAGTAGATAGTCCTCCCGTGCATACAATATTTTTTACTTCTCCCTTTATCTCTTTTTTCATTCTTTCAACAATATAATCAACCATACCTACATAACCATATATTATACCTGACTGCATACTACTTACAGTATTTTTGCATATAACAGTTTTTGGCTTTATCAATTCAATTTTAGGTAATTTAGCTGCTCTTTGAAAAAGTGCTTCACTTGAGATTTTAATACCCGGTGCAATAGCACCCCCAAGATAATCTCCTTCTTCAGATACCGCACAAAAAGTTGTAGCAGTACCAAAATCGACTATTATCGTAGGTCCTCCATATTTTTCATATGCTGCAACAGCATTAACAATTCTATCAGCACCTACCTGTTTAGGATTATCATATCTAATATTCATTCCAGTTTTAATTCCAGGTCCGACTATAAGTGGTTCTTTATTGCAGTATTTTATTGACATAGCTTGTAATGAATACATAAGTGGTGGTACTACTGAAGATATTATAACAGCTTCAACTTCATTAAGTTTAAATCCATTATATTCAAACAATTGATTAATAAGCATACCATATTCATCTGAAGTTTTATTTTTATCTGTAGAAATTCTCCAATATTTTAATAAATTCTTGCCTTCATATACTCCTAATACAATATTCGTATTTCCAACATCAAATACTAATATCAAAATATTCACCTTCTCCTTTGCTATTTATATACAATTTTTAAACATAATTTACTTAGATTTTAGCAATTTTAAAGTCTTTATTCAATACTATTTAAATTTTATTAAATATTTATACATATCCATATATTCCTCTTACTGATATCTCTCCTGATACTAACTTTTCAATCTGTCCATTTTCTTCTATTAATAATTCTCCTTGGTCTGTTATATCTATAGCTTTAGCATTTCTTTCCCCTTTATTAGTAATGATTTTTATTTCTCTCCCTAGTAAAATCGAAGCTTCTCTACATATTTCAATCGAAGTTTTTATACTACCATATTTAATAAGCTCATTATAAAATCCCTCAAAATTATTAAGAACTTCAGCCACAATAAACTTTCTGTCTACATCATGTCCTATCTCAGCCTTAATAGAAGTAGCTATATCCTTTATTTCTTCAGGAAATTCTTCTGAATTTATATTCACATTTATTCCTATACCTATAACTAAATAATTTATTCTATTAAGTTCTGCACTCATTTCTGTCAAAATACCACAAACTTTTTTACCATTTAACACTATATCATTTGGCCATTTTATATAAGCATCTAAACCTACTTTCTTAAGTGCCTTCCATACAGCAGCCGCTCCTATCTGAGTTACTTTCGAAGCATCTATTGGATTAATATCTGGCCTAAGTATTATAGACATCCAAATTCCCTTACCTTTTGGAGATACCCATTCTCGTCCTAATCGTCCTCTACCCATAGTCTGTTCTTCCGATATAACGACTGTACCCTCTTTTATACCTTCAGATGCTAATTGTTTAGCTTTAATATTTGTTGAATCTATACTATCAAAATATACTATTTTTCTGCCGATATAATCTGTTTTTAAGTATTCTGCAATTTCTCCATAAGTCAATATATCTGGTGTATAAGTTAACTTGTACCCTTTTCGTGTAACTGAATCTATTAAATACCCTTCTTCTCTTAATTGATTTATATATTTCCATATTGCTGTTCTGCTTACATTTAAAGTATCACTAATACTTTGTCCAGAAACAAACTTATTATTATTTTCTTTAAGTAGCTTCAAAATTTCATCTTTCACTTTTTTTCCTCCTTAACAGAGCATTTATTAAGCACAATAATATTATATCATTTACAAAAAAAAATATGGTAGTAATACTCCATATTTCCTAATAAACTGCTTTTACAACGTAACTACCATATGGTATATCTTCAAATTCATATTTACCAAATTCATCAGTAAACCTAAAATCTATAGGGGTATATTTATCTTCATCTTCTACTTTATATAAAATAACTAATGCATCTTTTATAGGACTATTACTTTCATCATAAATAGTACCATTAATTTTAGTTTTACTAACTCTATTTTTTAAAAATATGTCCGTTTTATAAATATCTTTCAAATCTTCTATGTCTAAAACTGCTTCATAAGGATAATATTTTGAATCATTTATAGCTAACTTGTATTTTCCTTTTACTATACTTGAAAATATAAATTGACCATATTCGTTTGTACAAGTATATTTATAAAGTTTTTCATTTTTAAATAATGTAACCGTAATATAAGCTATTGGTTTTTTATCTTTATCAAATACATGTCCTGTTATCAAAGTAGACCTATATGCTTCCTCTTCTAAAATGATGTTATATATGATACGTCTGGACTTTATATTTATATAGCAGCTTCTATGAGTTTTATAATCATTTTTTTCTGCTTCAATTCTAATTTTACTATTTAATCTAACACCATTATATGTATAATATCCATCCTTGCTGCTATATACATAACCAATTATACTTCCACTTTCATCAACAAATTTTATCTTTACATCTTCTAATGGACTACCTCTGTTGTCCCTTACATGACCATAAATCAAAGCATTATTGAAATATTTATTTTCTTCCAGATATAAATCTATCCTTATTTCAGGATTTTCCTTATTTACTTCTCTTGTTTCAGATTGCCCTAAAATATACTTTTCCATAATTTCACCTACTTTTTTATGTATGATAGGCATATAGATAAACTATATGCCTTCTTATTAAGCAGAGATTTCAGGTGCCTGTTTACTAGCTTTAATTTTATAATTTCCTTGTTCAACCTGTTCAAATAGATATAATCCTTCATCATTAGTTTTAGTTACTCTAATAGGAACTAATATTTCTTTTCCATTTTCATCAATATCTACTCTAAATAATATTACAAATGCTCCTTCTATTGGTACTCCATCTTTGTCCTTTATAATACCATTTATTGTTCCCTTTCTAGTTACTGGGTCAATTGGCATAGAAATAATAACATTTCTTACTTGATTTGGCTGATCTATTACTACATTTATATCAACACTTGTATAACCTAATTTACTAGCTGATACATTATAAATACCTTGTGCTAAATCAAAGAAAATAAATTGACCATATTCGTTAGTGTAAGTGGTTTTTAATATTTGTGGGTTTTCTGGGTCAGTATTATCAATAAGTCTTACAATAGCACCTTGTAATGGCTGTCCTTGTTCATCTGTTATATCTCCTGCTATTAAGCTATTATTAGTGCTAGAAACTGGTGTAAGTGTAAAATTTCTCTCTATCTGCTGACCTGTCTGAATTGTGAAAGAAATACCCTGATTTAAATTATAATTATCTTTAGTTGCAAAAATTAGATATTGTTCTCCTGGTGTTACATTATTAATTGTATAATCCCCATTTATATCCGTTATTGCATGATAAAGAG
This genomic interval from Caloranaerobacter ferrireducens contains the following:
- the greA gene encoding transcription elongation factor GreA, producing the protein MADKEVVLTVEGLKKIEDELEYLKTVRRKEVAERIKHALAFGDISENSEYDEAKNEQAQLEERIAKLEGILRTARIIDDEDINLEIVSIGTKVKVKDLEFDEEIEYTIVGSAEADPYEGKISNESPVGEALIGRKKGEIVEVQVPDGVIRYEVLEITR
- a CDS encoding quinate 5-dehydrogenase, whose translation is MKRVVSVSLGSSKRNHRVEVNIFGEDFIIERIGTDGDRDKAIELIKELDGNIDAFGMGGIDIYLTCKDKRYIIKDSLPIRAAAKKTPMLDGTFLKDTLERRAIRYINENNIINLKDKKVLITSALDRYGMAEAFQEAGSNVVYGDAIFALGIPIKIKSYNTLYNIARVIAPIVVKMPFEMLYPTGQKQNKSVDSKFSKYYYEADIIAGDFNYIKRYMPENMEGKIIITNTVTSYDIEDMKNRGVKILVTTTPEFNGRSFGTNVMEAMIVAFLGKNPDEMTSEDFDKALDTLEFKPRIEYLNDKEEALV
- a CDS encoding helix-turn-helix domain-containing protein, coding for MDIVRIGDKVIDINKIYRNINKIIELRIRGKSQQEVADILGIHRTFISRLEGLGEIRKGKSVALIGFPIKNKEEVENLCLKYGVEYNFLMSEEERWNFIQDKSGLELFNKVLDIIAELRNYDLIITLFSDMRNSLVHKLLDKEIISIDIGQSPLTEDVEIDLIAIENILKLVKDRG
- the dusB gene encoding tRNA dihydrouridine synthase DusB, which translates into the protein MKIGNIETKNNVFLAPMAGITDMAFRLICSELGAGLVYSEMISSKGLYYEDKKTYELMKIDENERPIALQIFGHEADIMAHVVSSILNKQDDIDIIDINMGCPAPKIVKNGDGSALLKEPKIVRQIVRAVVKVSDKPVTVKIRMGWDEKSINAVEIAKIIEDEGAALVVVHGRTREQFYSGEANWDIIREVKRHVSIPVVGNGDIFTPEDAKRMIDYTGCDGVMIGRGSQGNPWIFKRTVALVENGEEIPPPTNREKIDMAIRHLELLTNLKGEKIAVREMRKHIGWYIKGMNNAADMRRRINTIDNKDEIIDVLSEYLEKL
- a CDS encoding type III pantothenate kinase, with the protein product MILVFDVGNTNIVLGVYEGKNLLKYWRISTDKNKTSDEYGMLINQLFEYNGFKLNEVEAVIISSVVPPLMYSLQAMSIKYCNKEPLIVGPGIKTGMNIRYDNPKQVGADRIVNAVAAYEKYGGPTIIVDFGTATTFCAVSEEGDYLGGAIAPGIKISSEALFQRAAKLPKIELIKPKTVICKNTVSSMQSGIIYGYVGMVDYIVERMKKEIKGEVKNIVCTGGLSTLIASESKTINRVDKLLTLEGLRIIYERNK
- a CDS encoding biotin--[acetyl-CoA-carboxylase] ligase; its protein translation is MKDEILKLLKENNNKFVSGQSISDTLNVSRTAIWKYINQLREEGYLIDSVTRKGYKLTYTPDILTYGEIAEYLKTDYIGRKIVYFDSIDSTNIKAKQLASEGIKEGTVVISEEQTMGRGRLGREWVSPKGKGIWMSIILRPDINPIDASKVTQIGAAAVWKALKKVGLDAYIKWPNDIVLNGKKVCGILTEMSAELNRINYLVIGIGINVNINSEEFPEEIKDIATSIKAEIGHDVDRKFIVAEVLNNFEGFYNELIKYGSIKTSIEICREASILLGREIKIITNKGERNAKAIDITDQGELLIEENGQIEKLVSGEISVRGIYGYV
- a CDS encoding MSCRAMM family protein yields the protein MEKYILGQSETREVNKENPEIRIDLYLEENKYFNNALIYGHVRDNRGSPLEDVKIKFVDESGSIIGYVYSSKDGYYTYNGVRLNSKIRIEAEKNDYKTHRSCYINIKSRRIIYNIILEEEAYRSTLITGHVFDKDKKPIAYITVTLFKNEKLYKYTCTNEYGQFIFSSIVKGKYKLAINDSKYYPYEAVLDIEDLKDIYKTDIFLKNRVSKTKINGTIYDESNSPIKDALVILYKVEDEDKYTPIDFRFTDEFGKYEFEDIPYGSYVVKAVY
- a CDS encoding carboxypeptidase-like regulatory domain-containing protein, which gives rise to MAEFKELYKLGQSETRSLTNLGEEIRIDLQLEDNILVEVGTVFGKVVDGNGTPIEGATVKITDTKYNPLYHAITDINGDYTINNVTPGEQYLIFATKDNYNLNQGISFTIQTGQQIERNFTLTPVSSTNNSLIAGDITDEQGQPLQGAIVRLIDNTDPENPQILKTTYTNEYGQFIFFDLAQGIYNVSASKLGYTSVDINVVIDQPNQVRNVIISMPIDPVTRKGTINGIIKDKDGVPIEGAFVILFRVDIDENGKEILVPIRVTKTNDEGLYLFEQVEQGNYKIKASKQAPEISA